The uncultured Cohaesibacter sp. genome window below encodes:
- a CDS encoding TonB-dependent receptor, with protein MSGKVGVVGLVALGMIGSVGATGAHAEDLDLGEVVISAGLNPVDEEKVGRSFTVVTSQELESRHINSVAEALRLVPGVSVGRSGSTGALTEVRIRGGESRHVLVLIDGIEASAIALGAYDFSSLETVGIDRIEVLRGPQSALYGAHAMSGVINIITKKGERNSKPKITVKQEIGTELSSLTSAEVRGGQERFDYAFSGAFHYTDGINTALTGSEKDANRNITLNGKVNGDLTDDLKVDASLRYVDKNSDSDAYTTAPSDDPYLYANTQEFFGSLGLTHSLWDGHFVQKARARYSSSTQRGLDYSSWTNSYDKYGSDSDKLSLDYQGTVFFDTPSLANAKHSVTGAVNWQTESYTDPYSTDPERKRDTTGLAVDYTGEFWDNLFLGAGARYDIFEDFEDTATYNVNAAYVFEGTGTRLHSSVGTGTSIPSYYQTYNAIYGNASLTPEKTFGWDAGIEQSLFNDRFKVDVTYFNQRLTDEIVFSSVTWKYANETGVSKRQGVEISASAKITDNLTVDASYTYTDSKTPSGTQESRRPKHSGTFKVSQAFLDGKAHAFVDSSIFADRTDTYVALDDYILVNVGADYQINDKIQVYGRVENLLDENYQEVAGYNTAGITGYVGLRADF; from the coding sequence ATGTCAGGAAAAGTAGGGGTCGTTGGCCTCGTCGCCCTCGGAATGATCGGATCTGTTGGTGCCACTGGAGCCCATGCCGAAGATCTCGATCTTGGTGAAGTCGTGATTTCTGCGGGTCTGAACCCCGTTGATGAAGAAAAAGTAGGACGGTCCTTTACCGTCGTCACCAGCCAGGAGCTGGAATCCCGTCATATCAATTCGGTTGCCGAAGCTCTGCGGCTGGTGCCGGGTGTTTCTGTCGGTCGCAGCGGTTCGACCGGTGCCTTGACCGAAGTGCGCATCCGCGGTGGCGAATCGCGCCACGTGCTGGTTCTGATCGATGGGATCGAAGCATCCGCGATTGCGCTTGGTGCCTATGATTTCTCGAGCCTCGAGACGGTCGGCATTGACCGTATCGAAGTGCTGCGTGGCCCGCAGAGCGCGCTTTACGGTGCGCATGCCATGTCTGGTGTGATCAACATCATTACCAAGAAGGGCGAAAGAAACAGCAAGCCGAAAATCACCGTCAAACAGGAAATCGGCACCGAGCTCAGCTCTCTGACCAGCGCCGAGGTGCGTGGTGGTCAGGAACGGTTCGACTATGCCTTTTCCGGTGCCTTCCATTATACCGATGGCATCAACACGGCGCTGACCGGCTCTGAAAAGGATGCCAACCGCAACATTACACTGAACGGCAAGGTGAACGGCGATCTGACGGACGATCTGAAAGTCGATGCCAGCCTGCGCTACGTTGACAAGAATTCTGACTCCGATGCCTATACGACGGCACCGTCGGACGATCCCTATCTTTATGCCAACACGCAGGAATTCTTCGGCAGTCTTGGTCTGACCCATTCGCTGTGGGATGGCCATTTCGTGCAGAAGGCACGCGCCCGGTATTCCAGCAGCACGCAGCGCGGGCTTGACTATTCGTCCTGGACGAACAGCTATGACAAATACGGGTCCGATAGTGACAAGCTGAGCCTTGACTATCAGGGAACCGTGTTCTTCGATACGCCGAGCCTTGCCAACGCCAAGCACAGCGTGACCGGTGCGGTCAACTGGCAGACGGAAAGCTACACGGATCCCTATTCGACTGATCCGGAACGCAAGCGGGATACCACCGGCCTTGCCGTTGACTACACTGGCGAGTTCTGGGACAACCTGTTCCTTGGCGCAGGTGCCCGCTATGACATTTTCGAGGACTTCGAAGATACCGCGACCTACAATGTCAACGCGGCCTATGTGTTTGAAGGCACCGGAACGCGGCTGCACAGCTCCGTTGGCACCGGTACGTCCATTCCGTCCTACTATCAGACCTACAACGCGATCTATGGCAATGCCAGCCTGACGCCGGAAAAGACATTCGGTTGGGATGCCGGTATCGAGCAGTCACTGTTCAACGATCGCTTCAAGGTTGATGTAACCTACTTCAACCAGCGTCTGACGGACGAGATCGTCTTCAGCTCTGTCACCTGGAAATACGCCAACGAGACAGGCGTCAGCAAGCGGCAGGGCGTGGAAATTTCCGCTTCCGCCAAGATTACCGACAACCTGACCGTGGACGCCAGCTACACCTACACCGATTCCAAGACGCCATCCGGCACTCAGGAATCGCGTCGGCCGAAGCACTCCGGCACCTTCAAGGTGTCTCAGGCGTTCCTCGACGGCAAGGCACACGCCTTTGTTGACTCGAGCATCTTTGCCGACAGAACCGACACCTATGTTGCTCTCGATGACTATATTCTCGTGAATGTCGGGGCTGATTATCAGATCAACGACAAGATTCAAGTCTATGGCCGGGTCGAGAATCTTCTCGATGAGAACTATCAGGAAGTCGCCGGATACAATACCGCCGGTATCACCGGCTATGTCGGTCTGAGAGCCGACTTCTGA